In Phoenix dactylifera cultivar Barhee BC4 unplaced genomic scaffold, palm_55x_up_171113_PBpolish2nd_filt_p 001683F, whole genome shotgun sequence, one genomic interval encodes:
- the LOC120108967 gene encoding ADP-ribosylation factor 2 encodes MGLTFTKLFSRLFAKKEMRILMVGLDAAGKTTILYKLKLGEIVTTIPTIGFNVETVEYKNISFTVWDVGGQDKIRPLWRHYFQNTQGLIFVVDSNDRDRVVEARDELHRMLNEDELRDAVLLVFANKQDLPNAMNAAEITDKLGLHSLRQRHWYIQSTCATSGEGLYEGLDWLSNNIANKA; translated from the exons ATGGGGCTTACCTTCACGAAGCTCTTCAGCCGCCTCTTTGCGAAGAAGGAGATGAGGATCTTGATGGTGGGGCTTGATGCCGCTGGTAAGACCACCATACTCTACAAGCTCAAGCTTGGAGAGATCGTCACCACCATCCCCACTATTG GATTTAATGTGGAGACTGTGGAATACAAGAATATTAGCTTCACTGTGTGGGATGTTGGTGGTCAGGACAAG ATCAGACCTTTGTGGAGGCATTACTTCCAGAACACACAGGGCCTTATTTTTGTTGTCGACAGCAATGACAGAGATCGTGTTGTTGAGGCAAGAGATGAGCTTCACAGGATGCTCAATGAG GATGAATTACGGGATGCTGTCTTGCTTGTCTTTGCAAACAAACAAGATCTGCCAAATGCAATGAATGCTGCTGAAATAACAGATAAGCTTGGCCTGCATTCCCTGCGTCAGCGACACTG GTACATTCAGAGCACCTGTGCTACATCTGGTGAAGGTTTGTATGAGGGGCTTGACTGGCTGTCCAACAACATCGCCAACAAG GCTTGA
- the LOC120108966 gene encoding uncharacterized protein LOC120108966: MADENSSSGSNYISSDDDNIESEGNFEDEEAISIEIREILEDLIWEMSLDFGEDVNANMLDLLLEDINIEEDDDAESFTEDLFISMDDINVSNESGSDSNSDEESHRSSK, translated from the exons ATGGCCGATGAAAATTCTAGTTCAGGCTCCAACTACATTTCAAGCGATGATGATAATATTGAAAGTGAAGGTAACTTTGAAGATGAAGAAGCAATTTCAATTGAGATTCGAGAG ATTCTTGAAGATCTAATATGGGAGATGAGTCTAGATTTCGGTGAAGATGTGAATGCTAATATGCTTGACCTTTTGCTGGAAGACATTAATattgaggaagatgatgatgcagagtCTTTCACTGAAGACCTATTTATTTCAATGGATGATATCAATGTTAGCAATGA ATCTGGTTCTGATTCAAACTCAGATGAGGAAAGTCACAGGTCAAGCAAATAA
- the LOC120108968 gene encoding transcription initiation factor TFIID subunit 1-like, with amino-acid sequence MDYHLVQFSVVYKIVSIIFQPSLCANQVFKEKKQSDKPVRESFVCGACGQLGHMRTNKNCPKYGEDAETSELESVSGKSNLPDAATQLQVKTPSKKLVPKMFAKVAEADVTESVEKVGLNLQKKILPVKFKCGPADKPCEKNLSGIHAPDKQIVDPEAENKSTGKINKIIISNKMKSDDVQHEIQKPSVVIHPPVDPEREQPRNKIIIKQPKVNTNVEQVNSAIDTGMDHDFRKIKKITELSSFEKQKKQESRQFPEETSKTNPIYDRRLWDEEEKRRSKERIAEEKTRRMLQEERRMQEEHQRLFEARRYEESFRREEKAKKKKKKKKKPDFRDEYLTGS; translated from the exons ATGGATTACCACTTGGTGCAGTTTTCAGTTGTGTATAAAATTGTCTCCATAATATTTCAACCTTCTCTTTGTGCTAATCAGGTTTTCAAGGAAAAGAAACAGAGTGATAAGCCAGTGAGAGAAAGTTTTGTCTGTGGAGCCTGTGGTCAG CTTGGACACATGAGGACCAACAAGAACTGCCCTAAATATGGAGAAGATGCGGAAACTTCAGAACTAGAAAGTGTCTCAGGTAAATCCAATCTTCCTGATGCTGCAACTCAGCTTCAAGTGAAAACTCCGAGCAAGAAATTGGTGCCTAAGATGTTTGCAAAAGTGGCAGAGGCAGATGTAACAGAAAGTGTTGAAAAGGTAGGACTGAATTTGCAGAAAAAGATTCTTCCAGTGAAGTTTAAATGTGGTCCAGCTGACAAGCCTTGTGAGAAAAACTTGTCAGGGATTCATGCTCCTGATAAACAGATTGTAGATCCAGAGGCAGAGAATAAATCGACAGGAAAgatcaataaaataataatatctaaTAAGATGAAGTCTGATGATGTTCAGCATGAAATTCAGAAACCCTCTGTTGTTATACATCCTCCTGTTGACCCAGAGAGAGAACAACCACGCAATAAAATTATCATCAAACAGCCTAAAGTTAATACTAATGTGGAGCAAGTTAATTCTGCCATCGACACTGGAATGGATCATGAtttcagaaaaataaagaaaattactGAATTATCAAGTTTTGAGAAACAGAAAAAGCAGGAGAGCCGGCAGTTCCCTGAAGAGACAAGCAAAACAAATCCCATCTATGACAGGAGATTATGGGATGaggaagagaaaaggagaagcAAGGAGAGGATAGCAGAAGAGAAAACTAGGAGGATGCTGCAGGAGGAAAGAAGGATGCAAGAAGAGCATCAAAGATTGTTTGAGGCTAGAAGGTATGAAGAATCATTCAGGAGGGAGGAAaaggcaaagaagaagaagaagaaaaagaaaaaacctgaTTTCAGAGATGAATACTTAACTGGATCATAG